TTAAAAGGCACTCTATCTAGAGATCAGATTCCGCTATGAGATCTCAAAACAAATTTATGGCACAAGTAAAACATCGTTATGGCAGACCTGCATACCGTTTCCCTGTCGATAATGGGATGCAATATGATAACTGCAATAAGTGGTACCACAATGTGTGCACCGGAGTCACAACGACTGCATATAAAAGGTGCTTTAAGCCATCATCACGCTGGCTGTGCAAAGCATGTTGTTCCACAAAGTCTCTGCTGATCCTAGAGGCGATTGAGCTGTTGGACATAACTAGAAAATTGCCCCCATAAACAGGCAGCAGCAGATGATCAGAACTCTGCTTCCCAGGAACTAGAGAGCATTATCATGATCCCAGCTCTGGATTTAAATGAAACCATAAAGGCGGACCCCATCAGAGAAGCAGATAAGAAGCATATGGATGTTTGTATGGTCACAAGGAAAAGTAAAAAGGGCGCGGGGAAAGATGAATTATAGGCAGTACCAAGTTATGTGAATCTACGGTTTCTGTTCCGGATACACATATCAACACAAAACAAACTTTGGAGGAGCCAAGTCTGAGCGGTGTAGAGGATGTGATCACTAGACAAAATAAGGTAAGTGAGTGGCCCACAGTCAAAACCAGGGAAAGAAAAGTGAGGAAACAGAATGCGACCTCTTCGTTTGGCGCCAAATCGGAAGCGGATTGCAAGGTAGAGACGATGTTAGGAATTGAAATTCCACAGCGTGTCAAGACGGACCTTGTTGACAGGTCAGTCATTTTTCTTAAATGAGGAAAATCTTCCGATAAGAAACCAAAGGCTAGATTGGAGCATGATCTCGGTCACATTAAATTCTTAATAAGCAAGCTACTGCCAGAAACAGTTTTAGGAGTTGACATCTGTGAGCTTTAGAGAATAGGACAAAAGGTAAATTCTGAAAGTACTCAGGAAAGCCGTCTCTTGAAGGTTACCTTTGCTACGGTTGAAGAAAGAATCCTGATACTGGGAGACTCACGCAAACTGACTGGATCTGGAATATACGTCCAAGAGTATCTCAGCCTGATTGCTGGTATTAAGAGACGAGCTGCAAAAGTATAAATAAATGAGGGTCGCCGAAACGGTGAAAGAAACCTCGTCCTTAAAGTTCTTCACATTGTAAAAGTTCGGAGCGAAACGATCTCAAAACAACTCTGGGCAGGAAGGGAAAGTTATTCACAGAATTAAAGGTGTGCCACACAAATACTCGCAGCCTACTTAATAAAATGGCAGAGCTCAAGACAGTGGTAGATATAGAAAAACCTGATGTTATTGCTGTCTTAAAAACATGATTAACGTCGGAAGTGTATGATAATAAAATTCAGTCGACTGGTTTTTTATCCAGTTGGGCTGATGGATTAAACCGAGGGGGAGATGGAGATATCCTGTACACGTAAATACCTTAACCATACGAGTTACTGAAACACTGGCACATGATTCACGGACATGTGAACTAGTGTGTTGCAAGCTGAAATGTAGACGGCAATATATTGAATTAGTTGCAGTATATCGCAGTCCAGAATGTGTAGTAGATGCAATCGTCACTCCCATACCTAAAATCGGATCGCGACAACTTCCGTCGAACTACAAACCTGTCAGCCTAGCCAGTATCATAGTTAAAATACTGGAATGAATAATCAAAAAAACCATAATGACATTTGTGAAAAGCAACAATTTGTTAAACAgcgaacaacatggtttcagaaaaggtttaTCTTGCACAACAAACCTCCTTATAGCAAGGGAGCAATGGATAAAGGCACTAGACAACAGAAAGTCAGCAAATGTGGTCTACATAAACTACAGCAAAGTATTTGTCAAGGTGCTAACAAATAGACTACTCGTGAAGCTAGAAAATCTTGGTATTGTCGGACCATACGAAGAGCAGCTTGAAAAGCTAGACCTCGTCACTCTGTCCTATCTCAGATTAAGAGGTGATCTGATTTCGATGTATAGAATACTAAGGAATGATTTTGGACATAATATATTCTCTTTTTTCTTCTCAATAGATCGAGGCATCTCAAAGTACATAATGGGTGAGTAGAAAAGTGAAGAACGAACGAATTACCTGTAACATACAGGTTTTCACACAGAGTTATCAGAtcttggaacctgttacccGAAGTAGTGGCGTCCGCACCTTCAGTTGACTCATTCAAGAGAAGACTGGACACTCGTagaagcatactagaaaaggaataacatCGGTCATAGGCCTTATGTCTTTACTAAACAAATCTGAATGTTTGAAACATTCCAGGTCATGAGCGTTTATCGAATCTCGCGGTGCGGTATGCCAAGAGACAAAGCGGTGTGCGATATTTTAGATGCTTCGTTTTATAAATCACCCTACCGTGACAGGAGGAATGATGTAAGTGATTGGACACTATATTCACCTTCATGCTAGTCATTCATCGTAACAAAGTATTTGGTTTTGTTCCCGTACGAGCAATCTTTCTAAGGCACATAGTAAAATATCTGTTCTTTAAAAATATCTTCCTGCTAAAGTCACGTTTATTAGTTGTAAAATTACCGTTGCAACTGTGACGTGGTGCACGTAATAACGTATAAAAGCCTTGAGGATTCATATGATACGCTTAACAAATGAATTGTGCAaaatattcacatatttctACTTCAGATGTTTCGTAAGCCGGACTTTCGTTTACTGCCATTGCAATATGTTACCAATCGGCTTTTTGGGCAACACATCGCAAAAATCTTTTGAGACGAGTCCACAGTATTTTGAACAAAATTACTATCAGAACTATCCGCACGGATATTTTAGTTACATAACCGAAGTCCCACGTAAGGATTTAAACTAATGTCTTTTTGGTTAAGTATGTCGAGATAAGGGTCGCTTATCGTCTGTAACTTTTAGGAACGAACAAGCTGATTCAGAAGATAATATACATACTCTGAAATAAGTTTTGGATAACAGTAACACTCAAATGCTCATAGATTCAAGAAGCTCGTAGGAAAATAATAGCAGGTCGATCTTACATGGATATTGAGCTAGTGTTGACCAGATTATTCATATAACTTATTATATTTCCTTAAGACCATGTAAACGTGTTCATTTAACTTGGTTAAAATTGGTTCGTCAGCTTAAATTTTACCTTAATTCAAACACTGCATTCAGTATACATACCATGAACTCTCcattttgatatatatttatgtacgtGGATTTAGAGGTATTTTTATAGATATCAAACGGTCTGTAATAAAGGTTTTGTCAATATATCGCCTCCAAGTCAACAAGTTACTTAGTGAGGTTGTGTCTCAATGGATTGCACAACTACTCAAAGCTAAAATACGAGGTATTTAAGATCTAATCATCCCCACAACTAAATAAGACCATTTTGTTAACACTGAAACGGTTGGCTGTAGGACAGCAATCAAAGTCGCTGAGAAGAATTATCAAAAGGCAAGCAACTACAAGAGTCGTCATATGCTGTCGTAATTTTAACAATGTGATGCAAACATCGATCATAGGTTTTTTAAAATTGCCTTTTAATTACTTTTCATTAGGGATCATGGCACTACTCAGCCCTCCAAACTGGAGCAGGTGGAATGAAATTCTAACCCATGTTTTGATAATTGGTGGCAtgatatttttataatttattcacTACCCTTATTTCATGGTTACCTGTCTTAGCATAGAATTACTGTTGTGCTTAAAAGAGTGACAAGATATTATAACCCtcattataatttaatttcagTTTTCTCCACGGGAATTATCTCAGTGTTTAAGAGAAACTACCACTTTATACATCGGGAATTTGTCTTTCTATACTCGTGAAGAACAAATTTGGGAACTATTTAGCCGAGCCGGCGAAATCAAGCGCGTTATTATTGGGGTTACACAGATTTGATAAAACTCCATGTGGTTTTTGTTTTGTGGAATATTGTACACGGGACGGTGCAGAAATGGCGATGAGATATATTAACAAAACCCGATTAGATGATCGAATAATTCGCACAGACTGGGATGCGGGTTTTGAAGAAGGAAGACAGTATGGACGAGGAAGAAGTGGTGGACAGGTAAAATGCTTTAATTTCTCGTTATTATACGTAATTGTGCTAACTACATACTTTGAGGACTTACATACTAGTTAGGTACTAATAGACATTAGAACTTTAGAACCTCAAGAAAATGTACATCAACCCACTTGCTACATTTCACATTATGATAAAAAATTAATGAAGGAATAATTACTCCAGTAACCTCATAAGCAACTCAAGCCTCAAAAAAAGTAATACTCTCAAAACTTCTGCACAAATTTAAGACCAGTTTATTTTGATGATCTTCGTTATGTGATCTAGCCTATCCTCATTAGGCAGATACATTTATGCTAACCATGCTAAATTTGTCAACATGACGGTTGACTCCAGATTAACACAGATACCGTGCGTCTGTAAGTTGTCCAGGATTCCTGTAGTTTCCTCAACCTCGAAATGGTCTTCCGATGTACATATTCATTTGTCTAATAAACGATATATTGTAGTGCGTAACTGTGCGAATTTTATCATTGTTATGTAAGATGAAATGATAAGTGTAGTGTAAACTTCGCCAGACTTGTGTTCTTTTATCTTACCTTTCGTCTGCATAATACCTTTGTCAGAATGTGAGGGACGGTAAGAAAGTTTGAAAATTCAAGGGACGAAATTCTTCTATGGACAGAAAGTTTACCTGTGTTCTAGTTCCTAAAAACTATTTAATGATTATAAATTGGCTGTAAAGACATATCTTTCAAAAATATGGTAACTCCAATTcttattattagtttatttcaATCAATTGTCAGAACCGCAACTTGTCGATTGACCGATATTTGCTAATTTGTCTACTTCTGGTTTTAAGCTTAAGATATACTTATTAGTCAGTCTGATACATAACTAGAGATGGACTAGTCAATAGGATCCTACAAGGAAAAAATAAGCACAACTTTCTTATTATAAATATCGTATGTAGGTATCAATGCCAAAGTtaaacttgatagtttcaagtAAATTGGACATAGTTCAAAAGATTTCAGGATTTGATTAATGTTTAATGGACATCTGCTAGATATTGTCATCCTCTAGTAAGCCATTAATAAGGTCCAGACACTTATCAATTGGAATAGTAATGTATAAAGATACATCAtagtttactgtgcagcagttcgttccgtcctactttatggcagtgaaacatggccgataagagtagaggatattcgtaggctgctagtattcgatcataggtgtcctcgacgcattgctcgtatatcctaggACCACCGGGcaagtaatgtagttgttaggaaacgggtaataggtaaggatggcaaatcaattgatgaagtagtgaaacttgatcagttgagatggctgggatacgtgttacgtatgcccaaccaccgaccgccccgacgtgcaatgttttatggtgtaggagtaggttgggagaatgctagaggcggccagaccaaaacgtggcacaagtccatgaagtcactgacagtctgactgagccatgctggtaggtgtagactacctggttgggattcgcgagatgatagcaatcgattgaagagaccttgaatgacagggctcaaaatcgtttgcaatggcgaaggtgcatcgactctttgtgttctcccaaattctaatcttctgaattcctcatgtctctaccttttttctctttccaaatttatttctctGGATTTTACTCCTTCAGttacatcttcaaaccctaatctttcggattactgcttatgctattactacttttaccactatgggattcgaatggacaactgcatctttgtGTTAATGTGggatggcaactcgaactgatgtacatacgtacgaagttctacgttgtgactggctGACTCATAGTTCACCATTGTTTTGTCCTCGTTGATAGAAAATTCCGAAGTCTTCGGTTTAAATACGGATAAATCCTTTAAGGCATTACTTAGGTCATGTTGAAATGGCTTCAGTATATTGCTTAGATATTAAGATAAAGCACATGTGGGGGTATTTGTGGAGCCTACTATGGGTCTTAAATGGATATCAGGTTTGTGAATTTTCGGTAGCCCATAAAAACGTGATGTGTTGGATTTGAGATATAAACTAGGCTATAAGGAAACGCCAATAAAAGCCTTTAGTTCTTTTAGAACTCCGCTCGTCTCAggtctaactttaattttaaacatataaaGGTTTTTTGAATCGATTTCTACAAACGATCCCATAGATAGATGTTCAGGGGCTTTTTCTTCTGTCTCTTTTGTTCATAACCTCTGTTTTGTTGACTTTGTCAGGCTTGGTGATGACAATCGTTCTATTATTTTATAAGGAGCATAGAGCTCTCCATTAATCTTCGGAAACATTAAATGAAAGGCATTTCTGTTTTGTCAAAATGTGAAATGCTTTCTGGCACaatatattatcattaatggctttgttcaatattattttttggTCCAATATAGAAATCTCAGCACGAGGTGACTGCCTATTCAGAAGTTTACTTAAGTATCGATTCTAGAATTGGGACGATTTCTAGGGTACCAGACATAGATGATGAATCTTTTTAATTAATTGAGGAATAATCCTATTAATTTACTTTCAAGTCATTTAATATCATAACCAAATTATGACATTACCTCTAATTCGGTTATGATCATCAGTTACTTTTCGcattatttatgtatttcttCGTATATCAAACAATTGAGAATAACGCCATCACTAAAGCATTAACATCCCAATGAAATAAACATCATTATATTATGTGAAATACTATTAATTATCAGCCctcaaatgctctggtacggccgagagtgagtaGAGTCCGCTCTTCTTCTTGAAATgctatcacatggccacgcttatataacccctgccagggaagttctactcactgccttctcgtaccacgggtgttgtttatgaaattgaaatGACGAAAAGCGAaggtccggcgctttaactgggttggcggacacggaaagttcacctagaagagttggaaaaccctgattctaaaccaatggtgcacatgggctgcagtatcctgatggaacaaatggcgtatgaatcaatcgttggtcactagctactatgggactgcatctccttacgatgctccactgccttatggatcagacttttaggtcaaaggctccgggtgtggcctcctaagaaaaccacctgcttcggttttggcacctgagcagtatgatagccctcacacaaatcaaatgagatttgtgtggcacatatatatctggtgccccctttgtaccaatatttttttGTGTTTAAGGTACCCATTAATTATCACCTTCGTTAGGACAAGCTACTCAGTCTGATTCTCATCAAATTTCACTGTAATACTGATTATCGTTCTATGCTTCTAACAAAGATTCATGTTAATCATCCATACCATGGAGctaatattgtaaataatactGATACAGAAAGTCAGGTACAGGAAGTTGAATTTTGAAGGCAACACTAAGCATTACCTATCTGGTCTCATATCAATAAAATTCTACGAGTAATCTATCATGCTTCGGCTAGTTGAAAAGAAAATAGCTTTAACAGCGATCTGATATCAGTTGGGCATAACCCTTGAACACCATGAGACTATTGGACTTTTTCGGTGGTTTGAAAATTCTTGTTATTGTTTAACCGTGTTCTTAACTAGTATTAAACTCCTTTAAAGCCAAAACTCTACTTCGTTATGCAACCTTTGTGCTTAAAATTAACCTATTGGTAATTTTTTTTCCTGGTTACAACCAAATGTTAATGTCGAGTTCATGTAGGCGGTATTGTACACTAGTTTTATGTCAAAATTCATATCAACTATCAGTGTTGCTAAGAGAAGATTATGTATGTTGTTGTGTTTTCTTCTAATAAATAACCTTAGGTACGAGATGAATTCCGTAAAGATTATGACGCCGAACGAGGTGGTTATGGAAAGTTGGCTCAACGAGATGGAGAatagttattatttttatatcttgtattttaatattatagaaacaaataatactaatgtACATACAGTTCGGCTTTCTTTCGCAaaatgatatatacatatatccgATAAACAGTAGTATAAATTTAAAACTGTTCGTTGAGGACTTGGAATACTAATACCTCTTCTAACTTGAGTTAAGTAAGACGAGAAAGGCAAATGTTTTAATGGACAACGTATTTAACCGGCAATTTATTATGTGTGAAAGTCGATGTTTTCGTGAGTTACGTTAACATTTAGTGGTCATATACAAAACTTGCCTCGATTCCAGACTGTTCTGCAACTGATAATCATAATCTTGTTCATGTTACAGAGTATAGGGAATGAGAACATCAAACAATGTCAGACCCTAAATCACGCTCCCAAATATTCGCCTTGGATGTTACTAGGCACTAGTTTTTTTCAAGCGGACTATATCTTATGTCAGAATATCAAGTCCCCTAAAAAACCTATTAAATGGTCTCTACCTTCCAGTTGGGTCGGTAGAGGTTAACAGGTGACAAAATCGCCAATCTCAATATCGAATTTTATGAGCTTTTCCTTAGCACTAGCAGTTTTCTATCAACTCTGAATCTTTATTGCTCCTCAATATAGTAGATCCTAGCCGTgtctgttgagtccagaacatagTATCCGCCTCCACTAGATGAATAATATGTTCCAGACATACGTAGCTTATATATAAGCAGACCAGACCGCATCATACgatgaaatgaaaaaataattatatagGATAAATCcgaaagtggctgtgaatatagGGGACTGTAAGTGATAGACTGGGAATAAATCAAGAAtgttaaatcgtataatagtaacCAGtaagtcaaatgaaagcttatgataaaagatataaatatatgtagtCTAGTTGCTTAATAGTTATAAATAAGAATGTATATATGTAATAAGAGTCTATAAATAACTCCCACGAGTTACCAATAATTTAATCCGCTTCCAATACAACAAAGGTTCCTGGGAGCTTAAATTCTACAACAATAACTACCGAACGTCTAAACTATTCCATGAACATTTGCCATTCATTCGCATGACTTTTTATCTGTTTCTTCGTGATAGAGGGGTAcgcagtcagtcagctacaacgtaggaccaggggTACGTAGTAACCTGGTATTAACTTTTAAGAAACTGTCTAGCGTCTGAGAAGTACTTATTGTTGTGAAGCACCAGTCTACCGTTATCCAGGTCTTCTAAATGAAGTGATAACAGTCAAACTCATTCTACTGATCCTATGATTGACCCACTGTCGTGGAGTAGTGCATACTGAACTGTACAGACCTACTGTTCCGCTAGTATTAATGGATAATCAAGACGTAGACACTTATTTGTCAGATATTAATATACTAGTTTTTACATACTGCTGAGTTGTGTGGTTAATTTCAACCGACGCAATCTTACTACGTTGTAACGCTTCTCATCTATAAACGTGCTTGGGAAATTTTACAAAATGATGGGACAAGAATGGGAAGATAAGTAGGTAACCCATTTCCGAATAGTAACAGTGACAACAAATCGAATAAATGTGGTACGACTAATGGTGAGTGGTGTCAATATGTTGATGAGGATAAGGCCGACTAGGGTACATTATGCTTGTCGTCATGCTGAAGGCGTTTGATCTACTAATCATTTTTAGCTCTACTTGGAGTATTTATTCATAGAGGTCGCTGTTTTACTATCTATAACCCTGTGTTCAGATTTTGCTATCACAGCCCTGTGCTTATTTTTGACGTGATTTGTTTGTTCACTGAATAGAACCCATATTCCGTAAAGAAGTAACTGCCTGTTCCGATTGCCTACTCAGGGTATTCACTAATATAGGAGTAGGACGATACTTGAGGAGTCTTTTACTTGAACACTGACTAAAGAAAGTTACAAGGAACCCGGAGGTTAGGTTACTTTGCTTGGAAATCTACGTTTCGTTCCAACATTGTCTATATGGCGGTCAGGGTGGGTGAAGCTCATTGGCAATATCTAGGTGAAGCATCACCAACCTGTACAGTTACAGAATATAATGGGAAGTTAATTCGCGCCGCATAACTAACCGCCAATTACTAAGGAGACGGTATTGTCGTAGATTACAAAGTGAGTCCTGCGCTCTCGATATGCGTGCCTAGTCAGAGATCCATTTGTCAGAATGGATAAAGATGTACATGCGAAGTAACTAAGATCTTCATCCTTTAACGCCTCATTCAAGAAAGTATAAATCAAACTAATTTTACAGTTTCCTCGAAAGTATCAAGACTGATTTTGCTTAGTATCAGAGATATGGTAcgccctacactagtcaacacaTTCAACGATAAGGTAGAAAGTAGTATTTTTAACCGACACTAGTCGCTATGATGATTTTAACAAGATCGTAACTCAGTCTCGAGGAGGTGGCTGAACGGTCCAAGACTCTTCATTATCAGATGCTTACGAAAAAGCCACCTAGTATACAATACTTACATCCAACAACTTCCTGACTGGATACATGGGACACAATCAAGATAGGGGGTTGCCAGTTGCGTACAAACTACCAGGCAGAAATGTTGGGAACTACATTAATTGGCTCTAGTGTGGTAAATGCTCATAAAATATCGACATACTAAGAAACACGTCAGGGAGCATCAAGACTTCTGATTAGGTTTAGTGGTCTCATTAATATCCTGAAAGCTTGAATCAACTATTGGGAAACTCACATAGTCTATAACTCTTATCTGAAATACCTAAGCAAATGTTACACTTATTCATTTCCCCACAGTGACCCTTTCGGATGTGCCAGTTGGAGATCATGGGATTGCACTGATATAATAATTGAACTAGCGACAGTAGTCATGTAGAATCCTTTTACGAGCTTATATTGTAATATACAGGATCAACCATGTAAGCGTGGATAGTTTGAAAATAGACAAGTGAAACGACTCGAATTCGGTATCAATGGACGCCCTTTGTAATATTCATTCCTACAAGCCGGATATCGCAGTGCAACTTACACTTGTGTACTGTTCTAGGGAATAAATGTAACATCTCACGAGAAAATCGTATTCAGATACAATAAAACGAACAGAAAAAATACACGGTagttattgaaatttatttgtGCGAACGTATGAAAAGTATTTTGGATGAATATGAAGTCTATCCAATCTACCATGACGGAATAAAAAGATAAGAACCGGGaagtttaaatgttttaaagTGAAACAAGCATGCCTTTTATTAGAGTTTGAGCTTTCGGCTTGCCACACAGCAATTCAACTAATTTCATTGCAAAAGCAAATGCAGTTCCTGGACCTCGACTTGTAACGAGtttatcatcaacaacaacattgTCTTCACAATATTTATAACTCGGAAGTTGATCCTGGAAGCCTGGATAAGATGTCAGCCTTTTTCCTATAGCGATTTTGTGGGATTCTAGGGCGATCGGTGCAGCACAGATTGCTGCAATGTACTTGCCGTGTTTTTCGTGCTCTTTAAGTATTTTACCAACTAATTCCGATGACGCCATAGCATTAGAACCACCCATACCACCTGGCATTACTACCAGATCAAAAAGTTTTGACGAAACGCTAGAAAGTGAAACATTTGGCTTTATACAAACACCATTGCTTCCCTTAAGCACTCCATCGCCCTGAAGTCCACCAACAGTAACGTTTACCCCTGCTCTAGCCAGTACATCAGCAACCGTCACAGCCTCAATCTCTTCAGCTCCCTCAGACAGAATCAACAAGGCTGATGCACTCATTTCTGCTCTTGATGATCAGGGTCAAGGTCAATATGAACTCAACGTCCAATATATTTATTAAGCTCTTGCGCAGTCATCAATCTTCAATGAAAAAATAGTAAATCAGTTGACGTATGCCAATTGTTGCGGTATGTCTTTTAATAAAGATGCAGTTTTAACCAGTATATATTATTTGATCTCTTGATTTTTCAATGTTGTACTAACGAACGGCTTTTAGTCTTTGGTAACACTCAGAAGAGGTATTTCAGTTCTCCAACAACAACTGAGTTCAAATTTTTCGTTATTCTAAACGAAAGCGCTTGTATCATGGTTATATGGTTACTAGGATTATCAGCTCGCGCGCTACTAGGTAATCAactatgtcagtcagtcagtcacaacgtagaacttcgtacgtatgtacatcagttcgagttgccatccCACATTAACacaaagatgcagttgtccattcgaatcccatagtggtaaaagtagtaatagcataagcagtaatccgaaagattagggtttgaagatgtaaCTGAAGGAGTAAAATCCagagaaataaatttggaaagagaaaaaaggtagagacatgaggaattcagaagattagaatttgggagaacacaaagagtcgatgcaccttcgccattgcaaacgattttgagccctgtcattcaaggtctctaacaatcgattgctatcatctcgcgaatcccaaccaggtagtctacacctaccagcatggctcagtcagactgtcagtgacttcatggacttgtgccacgttttggtctggccgcctctagcattctcccaacctactcctacaccataaaacattgcacgtcggggcggtcggtggttgggcatacgtaacacgtatcccagccatctcaactgatcaagtttcactacttcatcaattgatttgccatccttacctattacccgtttcctaacaactacattacttgCCCGGTGGTcctaggatatacgagcaatgcgtcgaggacacctatgatcgaatactagcagcctacgaatatcctctactcttatcggccatgtttcactgccataaagtaggacggaacgaactgctgcacagtaaacccgtccttttgttgctagacggatatctcgcctatgtcataaatgacgcaagttagcgaaagctagacgagccttctgtatccgtgctgagatttcgtcacacaccagaccaaaAGGGCTGATGAGAataccaagataagtgaagcagccaacacgctcaactacttcactccctatcattagttcaggtgtcgatgcaacccaatcctgaagtaacattctGCACTTCGAGGgtgagaatcgcatcccgagcgtgcctgcatagttgcttatggtggtcagaagactctgcattttgtcagcgccttcaccaaataaaactatgtcgtcggcgtattctaagtcaacatgtgagcctcccggtaaaagttcaactcctggagattgaaatgatgaaagtgatatctctaaaagcatgtcaacgacaaagttaaagaagaatggagagagtggacagtgctgacgaacaccacttgaggtaatcaattctgatgatgGTTCGCCATAAGCTTTAACTCGACTAGTTGTCTCcaagtagagagcctttataaggttaatgta
Above is a genomic segment from Schistosoma mansoni strain Puerto Rico chromosome 2, complete genome containing:
- a CDS encoding family C56 non-peptidase homologue (C56 family), translating into MSASALLILSEGAEEIEAVTVADVLARAGVNVTVGGLQGDGVLKGSNGVCIKPNVSLSSVSSKLFDLVVMPGGMGGSNAMASSELVGKILKEHEKHGKYIAAICAAPIALESHKIAIGKRLTSYPGFQDQLPSYKYCEDNVVVDDKLVTSRGPGTAFAFAMKLVELLCGKPKAQTLIKGMLVSL
- a CDS encoding putative 20 kD nuclear cap binding protein: MPRDKAVCDILDASFYKSPYRDRRNDFSTGIISVFKRNYHFIHREFVFLYSNKFGNYLAEPAKSSALLLGLHRFDKTPCGFCFVEYCTRDGAEMAMRYINKTRLDDRIIRTDWDAGFEEGRQYGRGVRDEFRKDYDAERGGYGKLAQRDGE